From the Elaeis guineensis isolate ETL-2024a chromosome 16, EG11, whole genome shotgun sequence genome, the window CTCAGATCAAATGGTCACTGTTGGTGACTTTCTTCTCTGCCACTTTATTACCGGATAATTATTCCTTCCATGGGTCAGACTTCTATGTCTTTTTTTAGAATTGTTTTGAGCAACATCCAGGACTTTAAACCTTGGACTTCTGAAGGCCTGGCCTCTGGAGGTGACGGTCCAGCAAACTGTGCTAACAGTCGTTGACTTTAACTAAGGTTTGAAAACGAATGTTGATAACTTGATATCATtaatttattcttcttttttgttttttctttcagGAATTTTGGGGGAAGTGAGGCACTTCCCCCAACTTTATTAAAAGTCAAAAATTACTTACAAAGTGGTAATTACAAGGGTGTAGGAGAATTACCGTGGTAGTCTCAAGGAGCTTTTTACATCAATGGAGACGGCGGGACACGATTTGCAAGCACCTTAAGGCCATGCAGAGATTTTCCTGTGCATAGATTCTGCCAAAGGTTGAAAGCATGAAGAGTTTTCTAAGAATAAGGGAAGAGTGCCTTCCAAGAAAGATTCTTGACTTTCTCCCATGCCAATTTTTCAACAATGCGCCATCAAAAGTTTAGTCCCACCCCCTCTTCATCACCAACTATAAATAATGTATTCACTCTCCAAAAGTCCAAAGGGCATGGATATTAGGTGGCCAACCATTGGACTTGGACATGATGTCAAAGACCATGTCAAAGAGAGGGCACAAGGTTTGCAAGGTAACTTGATAGGAGGCAGGATCAACACCTGTACCGGATCTAAAGCCAACCACCCAGCCTTTTCTTGCGAGCACCTCGCTTGAATGCAATCTAGTCTTCAAGGCAAGCTAGAAAATATATGGATTGGCAATGGATGTGACAAGAACAAGTGTCTAAAATCATAAAGACGAAATATATGGGCAAACCTGATTGGCTTGTAATAAATGTTGATATAATTTAGTGTTCAATTCCATGAATCCTTGGATCTGGTATGGGCCAACCTTGAATGAACTCTTTGTGTCTGGCTTTGTCTTGCTAGTCACttccatgaaaatattttttataatttagtaACTTCTCCTTAGGTCTGACTCATCATATTAAGTGACTTCTCCTCAGTTTCAAGATAATCAAAGAGGCTCATCAGACTAATTTGGCAGAATGTGTAAGAAaagtaaatatataattaactgcAAATCAGAACATTTAGCTCTTAATCACCATAATCCAAAAATTCATTTCGGCATTTTAATTGCTACACAAGCAGATCAAAGACTTTGACAGGACCATCATAACCAGACAAATCCAGCAAGAAAGTAATCTTTTTTCCTCATGAATCTCAAATTTATTGTAttctcaaggaaaaaaaaaagggagagaaaagttTACCGATATGACATTTACGTTGAGTTGCAAACAATTTTGTCCGACTTTTCCCTTTTCCTTAAGCAGGTAATTTTGATGTAATCTCTAGACTCCGACTCTTTAAAAACAATAACAACTAAAAATATAATCTCCATTCACAACGTTACTTTAATTGATGAAAATTCTATTCCCTATTGAATAAATCACGTGATATGAACGTGCCCATCAAAAGGACAACGTGAGTTATGCATCACAATGTATCTTTTCTGAAgcaaaataaattggaagcatgGAAGATGTGCACCCACCCTTTGAAGGAAACTcgcatgagaaattctttgtacacgaCGTGTGATGTAGAAAAAAAATACACCACTTCGTCATATTGTACCATAACGTAATGAgacagataaaataaaaaaaataatatttttattttttaatattttatataaattttttataaatatatataatattttggacAATATATATAATTTGCTGTGTTGCACGCAGTGGAGAAAGGATCACTTGGACCGGCGTTACTTCCCTCATCGTTACTTTCCCAGGAATAACACATGCATGCGTTCAGATGCTTGACATGTGGACCCCTCCCTGAAACGCATGTCTGCCACGTGGGGACCAAACTTGGACACACTCCATGGCCAGCGGGACCCGCAGATCTCACTTACACTTACACGTGCGGGACGGTCCCATCATCGCGTCCCCATCAAAGCTTCCTCCTTTTTATTTTAATGAATACTCTTACATAACCCCCGAAATTCAACGAAATCTACAATTCTGCCCTTCCGCGGAGACCCGCGAGTGGACGAACCCGTCCGGCCTTTCCGCATCGCTTCGGTTGCCCATTATTCCCGTCTTTCCATTATAATATTTggcttaataataataatagaaatagaAATAGAAATAGAAAAAGAATCCGCCTCTGAAGTCTGATTTAATCCCTCGCAGCAATCCATTCTAGAACCATTCTCCGACGGCTCACATGCCCGCCACGCGTCCCATCCGAGGATTGATAGATACTCGAGTATGTCAGCAATGTGAAACGTGGCTATCATGCAATGGATGGGAGGCCGCATTGAAAGGGCTCTTGTAGGAGGAGATCTGGGTAGGACACGCCCGCTTACTTTGAGAGGGGAGTGGGAGAGAGGGAAGCGACCGCGGCAATGCGTGGAAGCCGTGACAGAGGGATGGCGAGGCCGTGTTGGAAGCTCTGTTTGTGGCGGATGGAGCCCTCTCTCTTCAAGAAATCCTGACCCTACCCTTCTTCCGTCCCGCCGTTCCCCCTTCCAATCCCCGTAGGTTCGTCCTCCCATCTCTTGTTCGTTCTTTCGTCTCGAATCTCGATCCGGCGTCTGTACCGCGGCATTGCTCTCTTACTTGAGCATATTTGCTGTCGGTTTGGGTTTTGGATGTGATTCTTGATTGGGATTGGAATGTGAGTGTGTTCTTGATTGTTTCCTTGGGTTTTTGATttgggtttcttgatggatttctggGTGTGTTTTGTGGCGGGGGATTTGTAGGGATTCTTGGAGATGGGGGAGTTGCCGAAGCTGCTGTACATTGTGGTGGTGGACGAAGGAACGAGGAGAGGGGACGAGAGGGAGAGCTTGTCGTTCCGGTACACGCGGCCGGTGCTGCAGAGCACGCTCCAGCTCATGGGATGCAAGGCTCGCCATGCCTTCAAGGTTTACCTCTCAAGATCTGGTGGTTTCTTTCGGTTCTGTTTTGTCTTGGAATATTCCCTatgtttctttctttccttctttttctgtTTTTTGCTTATgataaaggagaagaagaagaagaattcaaCTGGTGATCTCAATGCTTGTGTTTGTTGATTCAGATATTTGTATTAGGTTTGCGGTCTCTATGACAAATTAGGCAGCAATTTCTTATTTTTCCCTTGTTGTTGTTACTGCATGCATGCTCAAGTATTTGCAATTTAATAAAATGCTTGAACTAGTTAGATTAAAGGAATTATAATTGTCTGTTATAAAGCCCCCAACGAGATTGAAAATAATCCCGACAATTGTTCTTTATGTCAATAATATGGATCCCTTTCTGGTATTGCTTAAATGGAATTTCCTGTTAGATTGGAAACACCATCTCGGTCTGGGATGTAAACTTTGTAAGAATAAGATAGCCATTCACTTTTTTTCCATGCCGGGAAGGTTGCCTCTGCTTATTTATCTATCTTTTCCTGGGAAGGAAACTTCAGTTTAGGTTCTTCCAAGTAATCTTTCTCATTTGGGCCTTTCTGTTTTGTTAACTGTTACTCTTTTTCTTGTCAGATTAGCCGAAGAGTATTTGAAGTGATGAGGAGTGAAAACATGTCAAAATGTGATGCCTTGGAAAGGCCATTTAGTAAAGGAAATGAATGCAAAGAAAATGAACATTGCCAAGCTGGTTGCTTGAGTCAGGAGGAGGTCAGCAGCCACTTGACTCGAGAGGGTATGGTTACCAGTAGCACAATACCATTTGAATTGTACAAAAGACTAGCAACTGTTGCTGTTACACGAGAGAACTTTTTAAATGTTGTTTGTGATGCTCTATCCATATATAAGTATATTGGTCCCAATCAACGAGCTGACTTGCTTCTAGCATGCAGGTAAGATGTCATCTCTATCTCTTGTGGGAATGCTATTGTCTTATTTGATTTTTGCGAGTAAGAATGCTAATGGATTTAGATTGAGATGTTTTGGATCATCAGAACAATAATGTCAAACTGTATAAATATAACTCACATCATTACTTGTTGTTTAATTGCATAACGGTTCATATACAGCAAGCAGAATCACTTCACTCCTGGTTATCATTTACTTGGTCATTGTATATTTTCTCAAAGATGGCTAATTTACTCTGATGACTGAAGAGTAACCAGATAATTGTTATGTGCCCCTTATGCGAGAAgggtttttttttcaataaatcagGATTAGATCAAGCTCCATGATATTTCTGATGTTTCTGGATGAGCGTTAAAAATCTATGATGTTTACATCTACTCTAGGAATAGGAAGGAATATTCCTATAAATACGTGAATTCAGCAAATTGTTGAGCCAAAACTATTTTCCAATCTCAATTAAGCTTTGATAACATTTCCTTATTTACCAATATATGCTCTGTTGTGTTTGCTATTTTTGCATCTTATTGTAAAGCTGACTTTTGAAATCTGATAATAGGATAGGCTTTTTACTTCTTTTTATATACCATGCAATTAATTAAATTAGTATGCACTATTATTTGCCACAATATTGTAGCTACATATATGTTAACATTTTTCATTTGGCAGCCATAgcatctctctctccccccctctctctctctctctcacacacacaaaattattgctCATCTTCTTGTACATAGGTGTAGAAGTATCTTATCTATAAATTGCTCATCTTCTGTATATGTCATGATTAATTATCCATTATTGTTGAGCTTCCTTAACCTTCCGAGAATAgcaatagaaataaaaaatctttacactACTGCGGTCCTACATAAATCTAAAGGGGGCTGTACGCATGTTAATACAAGTAGTAAAGTGATCATACGATATGGTCCAATCTGAACTAGCTAAGGATCCATTAGAGGTTGTCAAACCGCCTTGGCAGTTCTAGGCATTAGCCctccaacacacacacacacgcgcacaaaaaaaaaaaaaaaaaaaagaaccctaTGTTTCCACAAAAAATGTTTCTTTACCTTCACGACTAGTGAAAGACCATAGGTAAATTGTCCTTTATTTGTAGCATCAACAATTAATTCGGAATTGTCTCAAACACCTATAGTACCATTTCACTAACATTATTTTTTGGAATTGCATTTACCTCTAGCTTTTGTTTTTGAGAAATCTCTATTAAATATTCATATATttagtaattttatatttttagttgtAAGTTTTTTCTAGCTTTGTATTGTATGTTCTTTTGACATAATACATCTTCATTATAGGTCATAGTAGGTCGGTGAAATTAGCAAAAGAGAAAATAAAGGAAACATTACTACTTAATTGACATGGTCTGGACATCCCTTAATTCTATTTTTTAttcacttcatttttttttccttttgttggtGGAAAATGAAAATAGAGTCTCTtgagatttgaaaataaataatcaaaatgatTAATATTTAgtgatttaaattataatttgttTTATGTGATAAATAATTCCTACCAAAAAAAGTAAATGCAGTCCTATAGATGTTTGGACATCCTTAATATATTAtgctattttttataattaaaaataacttCTTTACAAAAAAACTTATATTATTTGACTAATGCATTACTCTGGGCCCCCTAGATTGAAATCCTTGCTCCACCCCTAGGTGGGCATCCAAGTAAAggtaatatcaaaaaataaataaaattgtaTGTTTTTGTTACAGAGTCATAGATAGTTCACAAAAGGCACTTCAAAGAATGCCATAAAAGTAATTGCCAAATAATAACACCTTTGAATTATGTAATAGTTTTTCCTAAAAAATCTAAAACTTCTTGGAACGTAACATTCAAGCTTCAATTAGTATCTTAGGGGATATGTTGTAAGCAGGCCCAGCTTCTTTATCTCTTAAAGCAAAATCTGTTTTACTCAAATAGCAATAAAGCCTAAAAGAAACCAATGAGCAAGGTGCTTTCTCTGGACAAAGGTTGCCCATAGGAGGCCAAAAACCCACCTAAGCACTAACCTAGGTGCTTGGCTGACTGTCACCAAAAAAATGCCAAGCACTTGGGTGGTTAGGTCGTCCTAGTGACTAGGCTGGACCTCATAGGCATAGGCAGCCACTTATGGCAAACTTGGATCCCTTTGGTGGTTGATTGGCATaacagtaaaaaaataaaaatgtataCGTTGATTGCTCAgtcattcttcttttctttttttttttccttcttttgacCAATCATTTTTTAATTGAAGATTCATTATATACCTCTACTTTTTTTCTAACATAATTGGCATGGATGACTAATAGGATCTACACAAGAAAAAATACTTGCTAGTTATTAGGAGCATCTCGAAAATATCCAGGTCAAGATGTGGCCTTCAAATTAAGTTCCAAATTAGTAGATACTGCCAAAGATCATATTTGGCATAAGAGAATTAGATCTCTCTGTGGGTTTTATGCTTAAAGTTGTTCTATATTTTTACTAGAACATATAGATGGCACACATTTTGGATGGTGCCTTTGGCAGCAACAATGCCTGGTCCTCAATTTTTAACATTTATGTTAGAGTTATCAGAGTTGATTATTTAAAGTTGTCCTGTATAGTTGGACACGTGCACATCTAGTGTGAGTCATTCTGACTCACTGTTGATGCGACCAATGTTGAAATTTTCTGATGGATAAAGATTTTACTTGTAGTCATGTTGAGTTCACATCAATACCTTCTTTAACATAGACTTTGCTTTGTATCAAGGAGTTTTGAGTAAATTCAAAGCTTTTTGTGGAAAGTTCTGAATGGAAGCCTTATAAAGCTGATTCAAGATTAAAATTTGTGAATGGCATCAATATTGACGCCaatatgaaatgatgcctaatgtACCATGTTATGTGCTTCTCGTTAACTTATGTATAGAGCCAATTAAAATTTTGAGCTTAACAAAGGTTTCTTTAGTTCTTCAACCTATTGCATTTGAATTACTTCAATGTGATCCCTAATACTGACTTCTTCCCCCATCCCTTCCTTTTGCAGAATTCGTGAAAGAAAGGAATCTGTAACAGTTCTTTTGTGCGGCACAAGTGGGTGTGGCAAATCTACTTTGTCAGCTTTGCTGGTGCGTGCATCATGGCCTTATAATATAGAATTCTTTGCCATCACAAATTTGATGTCTGAATTATATGTTTGAAATTCTAAAAAAGCTTTATATTTCAATTCattttaaaataatttgtgaACTACATTGCCATCACAGATTGGATTTCTGAATTAGTTTTGAAATTATAAAAAAGCTTTATGATTCCACTCACATTTAAAACAATTTCCAAACTAAAATTTTGGTTTGGTAGCTGCATTTTGCTATGGCTGCATTACAAAAGCTTTATATGTCAACTGAAAATTTGGTAACTTCCCCCCTTTTTCCTCTTTTACTCAAAAAGCAAATTGGACAAGCATTTTGCTTTATTTTCTCCCTCGTGTAGGAAATCCTGCTTGGAGTGCTGTTTTCTGGGCCATCACAAATTATCTGTTCCCTATACAGCCTTACAAATTCCTAATAGACctttattgattataaaaattggTCTTTCAGAGGTTTGTAGTTTTATTTCTGGTATCTTCATTTCCAGGCTATTGCATACTTTTTTCATAGTCATCGTATTAGATTTATGAGCAGAAGCATACGAGATAAGGCTACTTGCGCAAGTATAGGTTGTATGGAGCACCTCTAAACCTTTGAATTGCTATTTTTTTCGTTCTTTATCTACTTGACTTCCTTTTCCCCATTAATTGGTCATAGTTTTATTTAGTTGCTTCAGTTTTTGAATGCAATGACAAGCTACAGATAGAGGCTCATTTATGGTTTATACTGTGAAGATCATCAACTTGCATACTGTTCAAACCAGCGGAAAGAATGGTTGATTTTTGTCTAGATGTTCTGATTACTTAAATTTGTCAGTTGTCATTCCAACATTAGTGTATATCAAACAATGCTCTTAGGCACTGATCTATATATGCCCAGAAAAGGGCCTTAGCTCTGATGTAGTTGGAACTTTTTTCAGTACATATTTGTTATAGGCAACATTGATAGGATCAGAATCGAGTCAGAAATTGTTGAGTCGGTGGGATCTGATTGGATCACAGatcataagttttttttttttttggttttcttcAAAAAACTCCAAAAACATATAAGAAAGGTAAAAAAAGGGGATATGAGTACAATATAGATTAGATGaataaagaataaaaaagtaTGGTTTGCTGAATTGCCTGGTTCAGGGCATACCAAACCATATTGGCAGTTGATCGAGACAGTTCTAGCATTTAAAACTAGAAATTGGcaaggaggagagggagaaggaaagagaggaagagagagagaggggggcgggaagggaagaagagggagaagagggcctCCGAAGGCCGCTGAAGGGTAGCCGAGCTCGTTGTCCCACAGCTAAGCTCAGTGGAAGCTAGAGGAGGGCGGAGGAAAGGAAAGGGAGAGGAGGCCTTTGGAGGGCTGGTGAGGCTGCTGTGCCACCGCCGAGGTAGGTGAATGTCggaaagaagagggagaagagggcctCCGAAGGCCATTGAAGGGTAGCCGAGCTTGTTGTCTCACAGCTAAGCTCAGTGGAAGCTAGAGGAGGGTGGAGGgaggaaaggagagggagaggaggcctTTGGAAGGCCGGCGAGGTTGCTGCGCCACCGCCAAGGTAGGTGAATGTTAGAAAAGGGGCTTCGCTCCTCTCGATTGAATGAAGGGCTTCgcatttgtttttttctttttgtttttttttttggtattaccAATCTCAACGGCAGCGCGGtggcctcctctctctttctccccctCCCTATCCTCCCTCCACCCTTGATCAGGGATGATCTGAGAAGCAACCAATAATGAAGCTGAATGCAAAGCCATACGAAGGTTATATGGATTTGCTCCGCAGAAGATCCCATGTGGGTTCAAAATTAAATCGCGGAAAAGATTTCATAGTATTGTTTTACGTCGTATgggatttttcttttctgttccaCTTCTCACGCATAGTGAAAGTTGTGGTGGGCCCCGATAATTGCTGCAACATTTTTTCATTCCAAAAATCCGTTCCGTTCTGTTTTTCAGCCAGGTCATGCTGTTTTTCTGTTTTCCACTAATTGTAAGTGCCAAAGAGATCCCGATCTGTGTGGGAGTCCCTTGGTTTATAAATACCTCTTTTGAGGAGttgtaaaaaataaagaaataaggagATCCCAATAATAGTCCGCCATCTTCATTTCCGCTAATCTCTATTTTTCAAGTCTATATACGGATCAACCCTCTGGCTTCCATCGAGCTCGACTGCCCTTCGATAGCCTCCAAaggccctctctctttctctccccctctcccccctctcttcctctcccattCTCCCTCTGATCTCTCTTCGTGTCAGTTTGGGCCCAGTGCAAAACAATATGGGAAGTCTAGTTTCCACCAACATAAGCCTAATATAGCATGTTTAACTAAACAAACATCATGTTTGGTTATtaacaatattttatataatacatATTAACTTAATTATCATTCGAGTCCAATTAAGGAAGAAACAATGATAGGACATTAAGATATGGATGTAAAAATACAAAAAttgcatctctttttttttttaactccatAGACTCCATTTACAAGCTTGTTACTTtactatttgatttttattaataataagtaTTTTCAAAGTGTCGAATGAATTGTAGGAAATGGAGTATACTTGATTTAATGTCTAAATAGCATAACCAATGTGGATCTTATGTTCTAAGGAAATATATAATTCATAACATGGATTTAGATACTTATTCAAAACTAATCCTGATCCAAAGATGAGATCTAGATTGTTTAAGGCCATGTTGATCAGGATCACAAGAACTGGCTCATGAATCATTAGATTTTAACAACGGTTATAGGCAGGTTTTGTGCCTAAGCAAAACCCTGGAAGAATTAATTCCATTTGGAAATTCCTTGTATGATATAGCATCATTGCTTTTATTTAGATTCTTGATTGCAGTCTTTGCGTACTTCCAAACAGGGAAGCAGATTGGGTGTCACAACTGTCGTTTCTACGGATTCGATACGCCACATGATGAGGAGCTTTATGGATGAAAAACAAAATCCGCTTCTCTGGGCTTCAACATATCATGCTGGTGAATGCTTAGATCCAGTGGCAGTCGCCAAAGCAAAGGCTAAACGGAAAGCAAAGAAGCATGCTGTTGTCTCTCACCCGATGGTTGAGGAATTATCTGATGGTACTTTAAATGAATCTGATGGTCAGTCTGCAGATCCAGTTTCTGGAACCAAACTGATTGGCAAAAAGCAAATGGCCATTGAGGGATTCAAAGCACAAAGTGAGTTGGTTATAGAAAGCCTTGATCAGTTGATTACTGCATGGGAAGAGCGAAAAGAATCTGTTGTTGTTGAGGGTGTCCACCTAAGCTTTAATTTTGTGGTTGGTACTCGTGCAGTTGTCTGTTTTTCCCCATTTTTCTTATATAAACCTTAATTGGATGATATCTCTggcattttttaaattattagaaattgtCCGATTGGACTTATTTTCAACTCCGTTAAGTCTTCATGCATAAACTCGTTCATTTTAATTGCTAATGGATGgcttattttattttcatatcttagatGGGACTTATGAAGAAGCATCCTTCAATTATTCCTTTCATGATTTACATTGCAAATGAGGACAAACACATGGAACGATTTGCAGTACGTGCAAAATATATGACCCTGGATCCAGCCAAAAATAAGTATGTTAAGTACATCCGCAATATCAGATCCATTCAGGAGTATCTCTGTAATCGTGCTGACAAGCATCTGGTGCCAAAAATTAATAACACAAATGTTGATCGGAGTGTGGCAGCTATCCATGCCACCATTTTCAGTTGCCTACATAGGCGAGAGGCAGGAGAGCAGCTGTATGATACAACCACTAATACGGCGTCTGTAATACGTGAAGAATATAGAAACCAGTGTGCTGCTAACTCTCTGAGTTCGAAGGGAATGTTTCAATTGATCCAGAGGAATGGGTCCTTTAGGCATTTGATAGCGCTTATTAATGCCGATGGATCTGTTGCCAAGGCTTGGCCTATTGAGTCAGTTGGTGGTCATGGAAAGGCCACATCTGGAATGGGCAGTGAGAAGTGTGTGGGAAACCCTATGTATGGTCCCATGCAGATTGAGAAGGCAGAGCGGGTTAATCTTCATTTTGGTAATTTTGGGATCAGTGCATGGCCAAGTGATATAGGTGGTACAAGTCACACAGGAAGCATCAATGACTCAAGGGGTGATGGCACTAACACTGGTAGTAGATATTATTCTTCCTGTTGCAGCTCTCCAAAGATGTCAGGTGGGCCTTCTAAAGAGGTGTGTCTTACTCTTGTTACTTTCAGTATAGTGTTTGGCTGGGAAAAAGTCCATAACTTGCAGTTAGACTTACATAGAAACTTACTAAATTTTAATACAGATATAATCCAATTTTCTAGGTGGAGTGTTAACATGATAGCTGTAAGTTTCATATATGTTGTTTGACTTTCTCCAGTTCTCGTTAACTGAAGCCTAGTGGAACTTGACTCAATTGTCTATTAATTTAGTCCTGGATGTATAATTGAGCGAAGAAGGATTAACCTAATTTTTAATAATGATCAATCATTTATAATGGTGTTTCTTTTTTCCTGAAACTATGGAATTTGTTCCAGTTTATCTTAACTGTTTTTAATCCTGATGTTAAACATGGTTTCTTCAATCCAATCTGCACAGGTTTTGTTCCTTTATGTTTTTTCATAATGTATTTAAATAGGCAAAGCCAGCAATTCTGTTTTGATAGGCTTTCACAGTTTTCTGCTTAATATTTGCAGTtccccatattttatgtgattAGAAGAAAACAACTATCTTTGGCGCTACATTTGTGTTTCAATACGTCCAACAGAAGCATCAAAGCAAACTTACTTTGGTGTACCGGGCAGACCAGGATTGTGCTAGTAGGCATTTAACTGCAAAGGATTTTTCCATGTTGATAGCCAGTTCGACTGCTTTATTTGCCTCATGGTATATACATTGAACTAATGCCCTCCAGACAAGTTGGAAATTTCTGTATGTCAGTTACCAAGGTTCTTGTCCAAGTTATGTACTCACGTTTCTTGAGTAGTTGCAGTTCTGCATACAAAACATTGCCTTCTTCCCTTTTTCTGGATTTCTAAAGTCTCCAAGAAAACCCTTTACCCACTGTCAgaactcatgagtcatcaagttTCCAGGTAACAAAAGATTATGTTGCACAGTATTTTAGGTTCCTGTTAACTGATGCACTTAGATGTTAAAATGTGTGCCGGTAATAAGTGCTAGTTATCTTGACAGTGAAACTAATTTTCATTAAGATGTTAAATATCATCAAATTAATTCATCTAGCTGTAAAAGTTTATAGTCATCAGAGGTGCAAATATGCCAAGTGTTCCAGTCATAAATTCTAGTTATCTGGACAATAAAACTAATTTTTGTTAAGATGTTAAATTGTTATCTAATTTATATTGTCATGAAAGGTGCAAGTATCCTAATGCTCATTATCaatattaatatgaataagttCTGGGTACATGAAACAATTATGTTTGTTGTCTCTTTTAGCTAATACTTTTCCTTCCAGCTCAAGGAGGAACTGTCGGTACCTGGTAGTGAAGAAGAAGCTGATGATCCACCTGGTGGCGACAGTGATGAGGATCTAACTGACAATAAGGAGTTCCAGGATGAGGTAAGAACTGAAAAAGGATTTCTATTTTGTTAgaattagtgt encodes:
- the LOC105059109 gene encoding P-loop NTPase domain-containing protein LPA1, whose translation is MGELPKLLYIVVVDEGTRRGDERESLSFRYTRPVLQSTLQLMGCKARHAFKISRRVFEVMRSENMSKCDALERPFSKGNECKENEHCQAGCLSQEEVSSHLTREGMVTSSTIPFELYKRLATVAVTRENFLNVVCDALSIYKYIGPNQRADLLLACRIRERKESVTVLLCGTSGCGKSTLSALLGSRLGVTTVVSTDSIRHMMRSFMDEKQNPLLWASTYHAGECLDPVAVAKAKAKRKAKKHAVVSHPMVEELSDGTLNESDGQSADPVSGTKLIGKKQMAIEGFKAQSELVIESLDQLITAWEERKESVVVEGVHLSFNFVMGLMKKHPSIIPFMIYIANEDKHMERFAVRAKYMTLDPAKNKYVKYIRNIRSIQEYLCNRADKHLVPKINNTNVDRSVAAIHATIFSCLHRREAGEQLYDTTTNTASVIREEYRNQCAANSLSSKGMFQLIQRNGSFRHLIALINADGSVAKAWPIESVGGHGKATSGMGSEKCVGNPMYGPMQIEKAERVNLHFGNFGISAWPSDIGGTSHTGSINDSRGDGTNTGSRYYSSCCSSPKMSGGPSKELKEELSVPGSEEEADDPPGGDSDEDLTDNKEFQDEMEGSVDENSAKTDEEYDDLAMRDGLGNGYWSENDEGPNNEKKLVVKKMETADDSGMTEKYRHNLDLFLKMSEHFAELPYSYSLLSERGLDMKMTKDSFSGSLRFQSQTQSIPAIGESEPMYRGPVL